A single region of the Polyodon spathula isolate WHYD16114869_AA chromosome 5, ASM1765450v1, whole genome shotgun sequence genome encodes:
- the LOC121315656 gene encoding cytochrome P450 1B1 translates to MKMIKILEEISRPSTQSVLLVFLTVLAVVHVWRWFQQWVRNAKKWTGPPGPFPWPVIGNAAQIGSTPHISFTKMAQKYGDVFQIKLGSRNVVVLNGENAIKQALIKKGSDFAGRPDFISFKLVSGGKSMAFGGYCDLWKAHRRIAQSTVRAFSTSNPQTKKAFEQHIISEVRELIYLFLKKTEQEKYFQPSQILTVATANIISALCFGKRYRYEDVEFMSVVGRNNEFSETVGAGSLVDVMPWLQSFPNPIKTMFGNFKNLNLEFFAFIQDKVTQHRATIKPGFIRDMTDAFILELDQGKRDINGVLLGKEHVPPTVSDIFGASQDTLSTALQWIILLLIRFPEMQTRLQQEVDNVVDRTRLPSIEDKPSLPHVMAFIYEAMRFSSFVPITIPHSTTTDTSVNGYHIPKNTVVFVNQWSVNHDAQKWHNPEVFDPTRFVSETGDLNKDLTNNVLIFSAGKRRCIGEELSKMQLFLYTAILAHQCNFIANPEEPNTLDSCYGLTLKPTPFSIAVTHRGTMEVMDSYVKDLQKSESSM, encoded by the exons ATGAAAATGATTAAGATTTTGGAGGAGATTTCCAGACCGTCTACGCAGAGCGTTTTGCTGGTTTTCTTGACTGTCTTAGCTGTTGTACACGTGTGGAGGTGGTTTCAGCAATGGGTTAGGAACGCAAAGAAGTGGACAGGTCCACCTGGCCCTTTCCCTTGGCCAGTAATCGGAAACGCCGCCCAGATTGGCAGCACTCCGCATATATCATTTACCAAAATGGCACAGAAATATGGAGACGTCTTTCAAATCAAATTAGGCAGTCGCAACGTAGTAGTCCTCAACGGCGAGAATGCCATCAAGCAAGCACTCATTAAGAAAGGGTCTGACTTCGCTGGCAGACCTGATTTCATCTCCTTCAAACTGGTCTCCGGTGGAAAGAGCATGGCGTTCGGCGGTTACTGCGACTTGTGGAAGGCGCACAGAAGGATTGCCCAGTCCACAGTCAGAGCGTTCTCTACCAGCAACCCGCAAACCAAAAAGGCATTCGAGCAGCACATTATAAGCGAGGTCAGGGAACTGATTTATCTTTTTCTGAAGAAAACGGAACAGGAGAAGTATTTCCAACCGAGCCAGATTCTGACTGTGGCCACCGCCAATATAATAAGCGCACTGTGTTTTGGGAAGAGATACCGCTACGAGGACGTAGAGTTTATGTCGGTGGTTGGCAGAAACAACGAGTTCAGTGAAACAGTAGGGGCGGGGAGCCTTGTGGACGTCATGCCGTGGTTGCAGAGTTTTCCAAACCCAATTAAGACTATGTTTGGCAACTTTAAGAATCTCAATTTAGAGTTTTTTGCATTCATCCAAGATAAAGTGACCCAGCACCGTGCCACAATTAAACCAGGTTTTATTAGGGATATGACTGACGCTTTCATCCTTGAGCTCGACCAAGGGAAGCGTGACATCAACGGGGTTCTATTGGGAAAAGAACATGTGCCTCCTACTGTCAGTGATATCTTTGGGGCGAGCCAGGACACCCTCTCCACCGCACTGCAGTGGATAATCCTGCTTCTCATCcg GTTTCCTGAGATGCAGACCAGACTTCAGCAAGAAGTAGACAATGTTGTTGATAGAACCCGCCTGCCTTCCATTGAAGACAAGCCCAGTTTGCCCCACGTCATGGCATTCATCTACGAAGCCATGCGCTTCTCTAGTTTCGTGCCAATCACTATTCCTCATTCCACTACTACTGACACCTCAGTAAATGGTTACCACATTCCCAAAAATACAGTTGTCTTCGTGAACCAGTGGTCAGTCAACCATGATGCACAGAAGTGGCATAATCCAGAAGTCTTTGATCCAACAAGGTTTGTGTCTGAGACTGGGGATCTCAACAAGGACCTCACCAACAATGTTTTAATCTTCTCAGCTGGAAAGAGGAGATGCATTGGGGAAGAGCTCTCCAAAATGCAACTTTTTCTTTATACCGCTATACTGGCACATCAGTGTAACTTTATTGCAAATCCGGAGGAACCAAACACACTTGACTCCTGCTACGGCCTGACTCTCAAACCGACTCCCTTCTCCATCGCTGTAACGCACAGGGGCACCATGGAGGTGATGGACTCTTATGTCAAAGACCTGCAGAAATCTGAAAGCAGTATGTAA